Proteins from a single region of Dyadobacter fanqingshengii:
- a CDS encoding TolC family protein: MKNLFTLLIAFFVSFPGFAQLRNLSLQEVVAMAKEQSIASKQAVTARKTNYWQFRSFQADYKPQLSLNGTIPGFTRSYIQVTQPDGTISFEQVSNNNSLLNLSLSQSIALTGGTVYVQQQTQRFDDFARNNTRYNGIPFEIGISQPLFRFNTLKWDRKIQPLKYQEGNQQFIQSLEQIALDATGYYFELLVAQVNLQIAEKNRSNNDTLYKIAQHKLSLGKISQNDLLQLQMGLLTAQKDLASAQQAAAVASLKLKMYMGSRDERELELEIPLEAAEFAINTQLALDEAFANRSAAVGFRRKLLEAEQEVQFAKKENGLNASLNATFGLSNQGARPSDVYMNPQDREFVELQFTLPIMTWGRNKARTEVAKANQEFAQQSVEQDKLTFEQEIFTQVTLLQMLQKQVKLTKLADNIAADRYQIAKERFILSDLSVTDLGIATQEKDIARRDYILALRDYWQSYYSLRILTLYDFEQNKKIAY; the protein is encoded by the coding sequence ATGAAAAACCTCTTCACACTGCTCATCGCCTTTTTTGTGTCTTTTCCTGGCTTTGCGCAACTTCGGAATTTGTCGTTGCAGGAAGTGGTGGCGATGGCTAAGGAGCAATCCATTGCTTCAAAACAGGCGGTTACGGCCCGGAAAACGAATTACTGGCAATTTCGCTCGTTTCAGGCCGACTATAAGCCGCAACTCAGCCTGAATGGAACAATTCCGGGTTTTACCAGATCTTATATTCAGGTCACACAGCCGGATGGGACCATTTCGTTTGAACAAGTTTCAAATAACAATTCCTTGCTCAATCTGTCTCTTAGTCAGAGCATTGCGCTTACAGGCGGCACTGTTTATGTGCAGCAGCAGACGCAGCGATTTGATGATTTTGCAAGAAACAACACACGCTATAATGGCATCCCGTTCGAAATCGGCATTAGCCAGCCGCTTTTCAGATTCAACACATTGAAATGGGACCGGAAAATCCAGCCATTGAAATACCAGGAAGGCAATCAGCAGTTTATACAATCATTGGAACAGATTGCCCTGGATGCCACGGGTTATTATTTCGAACTGCTGGTGGCGCAAGTCAATTTGCAGATTGCCGAAAAAAACCGGAGCAATAATGATACGCTTTACAAGATTGCACAGCACAAATTGTCATTGGGTAAAATATCTCAGAACGACCTCTTGCAACTTCAAATGGGCCTTTTAACTGCTCAAAAAGATCTAGCGTCGGCTCAGCAAGCCGCAGCGGTGGCTTCTCTGAAACTCAAAATGTACATGGGTTCGCGGGACGAAAGAGAGCTGGAACTAGAAATTCCCCTGGAAGCGGCTGAATTTGCGATAAATACGCAACTCGCATTGGACGAGGCATTTGCAAATCGATCGGCGGCTGTTGGTTTTCGGCGAAAGTTGCTTGAAGCAGAACAGGAAGTGCAGTTTGCAAAGAAGGAAAATGGCCTGAATGCTTCATTAAATGCGACTTTTGGGTTATCCAACCAAGGCGCGCGGCCTTCGGATGTATACATGAACCCGCAGGACCGCGAGTTTGTAGAGCTGCAATTCACATTGCCGATCATGACCTGGGGACGTAACAAGGCACGGACGGAAGTGGCGAAGGCCAATCAGGAGTTTGCGCAACAGTCGGTGGAGCAGGACAAGCTGACATTTGAGCAGGAGATTTTCACGCAGGTTACCCTTTTGCAAATGTTACAAAAGCAGGTTAAACTCACCAAATTGGCCGATAACATTGCCGCAGACCGTTATCAGATCGCCAAAGAAAGGTTTATCCTCAGCGACCTCAGCGTAACGGACCTGGGCATCGCAACCCAGGAAAAAGACATTGCCAGAAGGGATTACATTTTGGCATTAAGAGATTACTGGCAATCGTATTACAGCCTGAGAATCCTGACATTATATGATTTTGAACAAAACAAAAAAATTGCCTACTAA
- a CDS encoding efflux RND transporter periplasmic adaptor subunit, producing the protein MDREVAPDYIKTTRNRRWLFIALGIIVTATLLYFFRKSLGSTLESARIRTATVEKGNVENTLTASGEVIPAYEQIFTSPIRASIKRILLTPGTQVKPGQAIVELDKSLTEIESERYEDQLKLKQNSIEQLRMKLNKDLYDAEINDRIKSLNINKLRADFEDSKRLQKVGGGTAEDITRAENALKIAELEKQQLENDLKYNRESMSASLKETELGAQIESKNLKELQHKLRMADIVADRKGVLTWVNENIGSSVNEGEMLAKVADLASFRVEGSCSDIYADQVKAGLNVIIKLNEVTLRGVITQVKPAVKDGVIGFVIQLDNAKSESLRPNMKVEVYVVTSSSSNTVRVANGPAFTGKKKQFVYVLKDNKALRREVETGLSNFDFIEIKSGLEVGEKVILTDLNDYEHLEEISIQ; encoded by the coding sequence ATGGATCGGGAAGTTGCGCCGGACTACATCAAAACCACCAGAAACCGACGATGGCTGTTCATCGCGCTGGGAATTATCGTAACAGCAACATTGCTCTACTTTTTCCGCAAATCACTTGGCAGCACATTGGAAAGCGCCCGAATCCGCACGGCAACGGTTGAAAAAGGGAATGTTGAAAACACATTGACGGCATCAGGAGAAGTGATTCCGGCTTATGAGCAGATTTTCACAAGTCCCATCCGTGCAAGCATTAAACGCATTCTGCTCACGCCGGGAACGCAAGTGAAACCCGGGCAAGCCATTGTTGAGCTGGATAAGTCACTCACCGAGATTGAATCTGAACGCTATGAAGATCAGCTTAAATTGAAGCAGAACAGCATTGAACAGCTGCGGATGAAGCTGAACAAAGATCTATACGATGCTGAAATCAACGACCGGATCAAGTCGCTGAACATTAACAAGTTGCGGGCTGACTTTGAAGATTCGAAACGACTTCAAAAAGTAGGAGGCGGCACGGCGGAGGACATTACGCGGGCAGAAAATGCCTTAAAAATTGCTGAGTTGGAAAAACAGCAGCTGGAAAACGATTTGAAATACAATCGCGAATCCATGAGTGCAAGTTTAAAAGAGACCGAACTTGGTGCGCAGATCGAGAGCAAAAACTTAAAGGAGTTGCAGCATAAGCTAAGAATGGCGGATATTGTTGCGGACCGGAAAGGGGTTTTGACCTGGGTTAACGAAAACATTGGTTCGTCCGTGAACGAAGGCGAAATGCTCGCAAAAGTGGCGGATCTGGCCAGTTTCAGGGTAGAAGGAAGTTGCTCCGACATTTATGCGGATCAGGTGAAAGCGGGTTTAAATGTGATTATTAAATTAAATGAAGTAACGTTGAGAGGCGTGATTACACAGGTGAAACCAGCTGTTAAAGATGGCGTAATCGGGTTTGTGATTCAGCTGGATAATGCTAAAAGTGAATCACTTAGGCCTAATATGAAGGTGGAAGTTTATGTGGTGACGAGCAGTAGTTCCAACACAGTTCGCGTCGCAAATGGTCCGGCATTCACGGGTAAGAAAAAGCAGTTTGTGTATGTTCTGAAGGACAATAAAGCGCTGCGCCGTGAAGTAGAAACTGGTCTTTCCAATTTTGATTTTATTGAGATTAAAAGCGGTCTGGAAGTGGGCGAGAAGGTGATCCTGACGGATTTGAATGATTACGAGCACTTGGAGGAAATTTCAATTCAATAG
- a CDS encoding asparagine synthetase B, translating to MIRLFIPLIIFLTLSINGMSNRLLIPMDESQKNHLKAYGISYWILKNFEMEMDWLLNYRGGSFMIAYNQQFASEMTVRGVSFEVISEGQAGQILSQISAPDVNMDAVKLQKAPKIAVYSPKSKLPWDDAVTLVLTYAEIPYDVIYDDEVLNNKLPEYDWLHLHHEDFTGQFGKFYQYKDFPWYREQKREAEETANKYQFGNVPQMKLAVAKRISEFVTGGGYMFAMCNATDTFDITLAADGLDIVEAMYDGTPVDPTANGKLNYENTFAFKDFKTISYPYEVEFSDIDNQPEERGLTEPNDFFSLFQFSAKWDPVPSMLTQNHQTIIKGFLGQTTAFKNRLIKPEVIILAENKTAKEARYIHSTHGKGFFTFYGGHDPEDYQHRVGEEPTDLNLHPNSAGYRLILNNILFPAAKKKKLKT from the coding sequence GTGATACGCTTGTTTATCCCGCTTATCATTTTTTTAACATTATCAATTAACGGTATGTCCAACAGGCTGCTTATCCCGATGGATGAGAGCCAAAAGAACCATTTGAAGGCTTATGGGATATCTTACTGGATCCTGAAAAACTTTGAAATGGAAATGGATTGGTTGCTGAATTACCGCGGCGGTAGCTTTATGATCGCCTATAATCAGCAGTTTGCATCTGAAATGACCGTGCGCGGCGTGAGTTTTGAAGTGATTTCGGAAGGGCAGGCCGGGCAAATCCTGAGCCAGATCAGCGCGCCTGATGTGAATATGGATGCTGTGAAATTGCAGAAAGCGCCTAAAATCGCTGTTTATTCGCCTAAATCAAAGCTTCCGTGGGATGATGCGGTGACGCTCGTGCTTACTTACGCTGAGATTCCTTATGATGTGATTTATGATGACGAAGTGCTGAACAATAAGCTGCCAGAATACGACTGGCTGCATTTGCACCACGAAGATTTTACGGGCCAGTTCGGTAAATTTTATCAATACAAAGATTTCCCCTGGTATCGCGAGCAAAAGCGGGAAGCCGAGGAAACGGCCAACAAATACCAGTTCGGCAATGTGCCGCAAATGAAACTCGCGGTTGCGAAGCGCATTTCTGAGTTCGTTACGGGCGGCGGTTATATGTTCGCCATGTGCAACGCAACCGATACATTCGACATTACGCTGGCTGCTGATGGACTGGATATAGTCGAGGCAATGTATGACGGCACGCCTGTGGACCCGACCGCGAATGGCAAGCTCAATTACGAGAACACCTTCGCTTTCAAAGACTTCAAAACGATTTCCTATCCTTACGAAGTGGAATTTTCGGACATTGATAACCAGCCCGAAGAGCGCGGTTTGACGGAGCCCAATGATTTCTTTTCGCTGTTCCAGTTTTCGGCCAAGTGGGACCCGGTGCCGAGTATGCTTACGCAAAACCACCAGACCATTATCAAAGGATTTTTAGGCCAGACAACTGCATTTAAAAACCGCCTGATCAAGCCTGAGGTAATTATTTTAGCTGAAAACAAAACGGCGAAAGAGGCGCGTTACATTCACAGCACGCACGGAAAGGGCTTTTTTACCTTTTATGGCGGTCATGATCCGGAGGATTATCAGCACCGCGTAGGTGAGGAGCCTACGGACTTGAACCTGCATCCGAATTCGGCGGGTTACAGGCTTATTCTCAACAACATTTTGTTTCCTGCAGCAAAAAAGAAGAAGCTTAAAACCTAG
- a CDS encoding ABC transporter permease, whose protein sequence is MNIKENIDEGLRSIQSNLLRTVLTALIIAIGITSLVGILTAIEGIQSSVNSSFADLGANTFTVKNKEDDDFRNDGRRSKQYPPVTYRQALAFADKFKASYTATASLSAGIGGAVQVNFLSKKTNPNSSVVGSDEQYLGINGYKIDLGRNLDKNDMENALNVAVIGQEIAKKLFERVDPLNKDITFMGSRYKVVGVLQKKGSLGGQNDADRIILIPLENGRGLAANRALTYNITASAPNISDGDFIVEEARGIMRRIRNDALGKEDSFTIDRADAIAKDFEEVTGYLRIGGFGIGIITLLGASIALMNIMLVSVTERTREIGIRKSLGATPSVIRFQFLIEAIVVCILGGIAGLILGIIIGNVISGLISSDSSFVVPWIWMAMGILVCVVVGVLSGIYPAIKASRLDPIEALRYE, encoded by the coding sequence ATGAACATCAAGGAAAATATCGACGAAGGCCTTCGCTCCATCCAAAGCAATCTGCTCAGAACTGTGCTCACTGCGCTGATCATTGCGATTGGAATTACCTCCTTAGTCGGTATCCTGACCGCCATTGAGGGCATACAGAGCTCCGTAAACAGCAGTTTTGCAGATCTCGGCGCCAACACATTCACCGTCAAAAACAAAGAAGACGATGATTTCCGTAATGATGGCCGCCGAAGCAAACAATATCCACCCGTAACCTACCGTCAGGCGCTTGCATTTGCCGACAAATTTAAAGCTTCCTACACAGCAACTGCCTCACTTTCAGCTGGCATTGGCGGAGCAGTGCAGGTTAATTTTCTTTCCAAAAAAACCAATCCCAATAGCAGCGTCGTTGGTTCGGACGAGCAATATTTGGGCATTAATGGCTACAAAATCGATCTTGGGCGTAACCTGGACAAGAATGATATGGAAAATGCGCTGAATGTTGCAGTGATAGGACAAGAAATCGCCAAAAAACTCTTCGAACGCGTTGATCCGCTGAATAAAGACATTACTTTTATGGGCAGCCGCTACAAAGTGGTTGGCGTGTTACAAAAAAAGGGATCGCTCGGCGGGCAAAATGACGCAGACCGAATCATCCTCATTCCACTCGAAAATGGCCGCGGACTTGCCGCAAACCGTGCACTGACCTACAACATTACCGCCTCTGCCCCAAACATTTCAGATGGCGATTTCATCGTTGAAGAAGCCCGGGGGATCATGCGCAGAATTCGCAATGACGCTTTGGGCAAAGAAGATTCCTTCACCATCGACCGCGCCGACGCCATTGCAAAGGATTTTGAAGAAGTAACTGGTTATTTGCGCATAGGAGGCTTCGGAATCGGCATTATCACATTATTAGGCGCTTCCATCGCACTCATGAACATTATGCTCGTCTCCGTCACCGAACGGACGCGTGAGATCGGCATTCGCAAATCGCTGGGCGCGACACCAAGCGTGATCCGTTTCCAATTTCTGATCGAGGCCATTGTGGTTTGCATATTAGGAGGAATCGCCGGCCTGATTTTAGGCATTATCATCGGCAATGTCATTTCCGGCCTGATCAGCTCCGACAGCTCATTTGTAGTTCCCTGGATCTGGATGGCTATGGGGATTTTGGTTTGCGTGGTTGTAGGCGTACTTTCAGGAATTTATCCAGCCATCAAAGCCTCCCGCCTCGATCCGATCGAAGCATTGCGTTATGAATAA
- the uvrA gene encoding excinuclease ABC subunit UvrA: MSKESPSPPASDFVKVRGAKENNLKNVDLEIPRGALVVFTGVSGSGKSSLAFGTLYAEAQRRYLESVSPYARRLFNQMSIPQVDSIEGLPPAIALQQQRGGTSTRSSVGSVTTISNLIRMLYSRAGDYPAGQSIVYAESFSPNTPEGACPECHGLGVVYEVTERSMVPDDSLSIREKAIAAWPTAWQGQNLREILMTLGYNVDIPWRDLPKKDRDWILFTEEQPVVPVYSGLNAAQVQQALARKMEPSYMGTFTGVKRYVMQTFANSQSQAMKKRVSKFMLSAPCPVCHGKRLRPEPLSVKFAGMDIAEFYQLNIKSLREIISSSVKAKNTDPDQKHPEKTLVLERIGQDLLSRLDVLIDLGLGYLTLERSTPTLSPGELQRLRLGTQIHSNLFGVVYVLDEPSAGLHPADTQSLLRALDRLKAAGNSLFVVEHEVEIIRHADWIVDVGPGAGEKGGEILYSGPLQGLEKIHKSVTRRYLFNVNQSQRTAREAKGWLRLRDVSRNNLKHVDVDFPLGVLTSVTGVSGSGKSSLISQALVELVLEKLGQQIPGIEDQEDNLLQAEVRKTTTGYISDGISQIRRLIPVDQKPIGRTPRSNLATYTGLFDHVRKLFANTKMAKSRKYDAGRFSFNVAKGRCPNCEGEGFVMVELLFLPSVYTPCPACHGSRYNEKTLEITYHDKNIAQVLGMTVDEAFDFFDSEPQINRALDVVRQVGLGYLRLGQPATELSGGEAQRIKLATELQRAQHGNTLYILDEPTTGLHPSDVDNLLVQLNKLVDQGNTVIVIEHDMHVVANSDWVIDVGPGAGDEGGEVVISGPAATVAGEPDSQTGKYLASYFNEKTPLKNSG; the protein is encoded by the coding sequence ATGTCAAAAGAATCACCATCGCCGCCTGCTTCAGATTTTGTCAAAGTACGGGGAGCCAAAGAGAATAATCTTAAGAATGTGGATCTGGAAATTCCCAGAGGCGCACTGGTCGTATTTACCGGTGTCTCGGGTTCGGGCAAATCCTCCCTTGCTTTCGGGACATTGTATGCCGAAGCGCAGCGTCGATATCTGGAGTCGGTCTCTCCGTACGCCAGGCGACTTTTTAATCAGATGTCCATTCCTCAGGTCGATAGTATTGAGGGGCTTCCGCCGGCTATCGCTTTGCAGCAGCAGCGGGGAGGGACGAGCACACGTTCCTCGGTGGGCAGCGTCACAACGATTTCAAACCTGATCAGGATGCTGTATTCGAGGGCGGGTGACTATCCGGCCGGCCAGTCGATCGTATACGCAGAGTCGTTTTCACCCAACACCCCGGAAGGCGCCTGTCCGGAATGTCACGGCCTGGGCGTTGTGTATGAAGTAACAGAGCGTTCGATGGTTCCCGATGATTCCCTTTCGATCAGGGAAAAAGCCATTGCAGCGTGGCCCACCGCCTGGCAGGGGCAGAACCTGCGGGAAATATTGATGACGCTGGGTTACAATGTGGACATCCCCTGGCGTGATCTGCCAAAAAAAGACAGGGATTGGATCTTGTTTACAGAGGAGCAGCCGGTTGTTCCGGTTTATTCCGGACTCAATGCGGCACAGGTTCAACAAGCCCTGGCGCGAAAAATGGAACCTAGTTATATGGGTACATTTACCGGCGTCAAACGGTATGTGATGCAAACGTTCGCCAATTCACAGAGCCAGGCGATGAAAAAGCGCGTATCCAAATTTATGTTGAGCGCGCCATGTCCCGTCTGTCACGGAAAGCGCCTGCGTCCTGAGCCTTTGTCTGTGAAATTTGCCGGAATGGATATTGCGGAATTTTATCAGCTCAATATCAAAAGTTTACGTGAAATAATATCTTCATCCGTAAAAGCTAAAAATACCGACCCAGACCAGAAACACCCCGAAAAAACATTGGTTCTTGAACGCATCGGTCAGGATCTTTTATCCCGCCTGGATGTACTGATCGATCTGGGGCTTGGGTATCTGACCCTCGAAAGAAGCACTCCGACACTTTCGCCGGGAGAATTGCAACGCCTGCGGCTGGGGACGCAGATACACTCCAATCTTTTCGGCGTCGTCTACGTACTCGACGAGCCATCCGCAGGTCTTCATCCTGCCGACACACAGTCATTACTCCGGGCGTTAGACCGGTTAAAAGCAGCTGGAAACTCGCTTTTTGTTGTCGAACACGAGGTCGAAATCATACGCCATGCGGACTGGATCGTTGATGTAGGGCCGGGTGCGGGCGAAAAGGGAGGTGAAATACTTTACAGTGGTCCGTTACAGGGATTGGAAAAGATTCACAAGTCCGTTACAAGGCGATATTTGTTCAATGTAAATCAAAGTCAAAGAACTGCCAGAGAGGCAAAAGGGTGGCTGCGGCTAAGGGACGTAAGCCGAAATAATTTAAAGCATGTCGATGTCGATTTTCCATTAGGCGTATTAACCAGTGTCACCGGCGTATCGGGCTCGGGCAAAAGTAGTCTTATAAGTCAGGCACTTGTAGAGCTTGTTTTGGAGAAATTGGGACAGCAGATACCAGGCATAGAAGATCAGGAAGATAATCTTCTTCAGGCAGAAGTCCGAAAAACAACGACCGGGTACATTTCGGATGGCATAAGTCAGATTCGGAGGTTAATACCAGTAGATCAGAAGCCCATCGGACGTACGCCACGGTCAAACCTGGCAACTTACACGGGTCTTTTTGATCATGTCCGTAAATTGTTTGCAAATACAAAAATGGCAAAGAGTCGCAAATACGATGCGGGCCGTTTTTCTTTTAACGTCGCAAAAGGACGTTGTCCGAATTGCGAAGGTGAAGGCTTTGTAATGGTCGAGCTCTTATTTCTTCCCAGTGTGTATACGCCTTGTCCGGCTTGCCATGGAAGTCGTTACAATGAGAAGACGCTGGAAATTACATACCATGACAAAAACATTGCCCAGGTGCTTGGCATGACTGTGGATGAGGCATTTGACTTTTTTGACTCTGAACCTCAGATCAACCGGGCGCTGGATGTCGTTCGTCAGGTTGGTCTGGGTTATCTGCGTCTTGGGCAACCGGCTACCGAGCTTTCAGGAGGTGAGGCGCAGCGCATAAAGCTGGCTACCGAATTGCAACGGGCGCAGCATGGCAACACGTTGTATATTCTTGATGAGCCTACAACAGGATTGCACCCTTCCGATGTGGACAATTTACTTGTCCAGCTCAATAAGTTGGTTGATCAGGGTAATACGGTTATTGTCATCGAACACGATATGCACGTTGTCGCAAACAGCGACTGGGTGATCGATGTTGGGCCGGGTGCCGGAGATGAAGGCGGTGAAGTCGTTATAAGCGGTCCGGCAGCAACTGTTGCCGGTGAACCAGACAGTCAAACGGGAAAATATTTAGCTAGCTATTTTAATGAGAAAACGCCATTAAAAAATTCAGGATGA
- a CDS encoding helix-turn-helix domain-containing protein, translated as MGHIRGLSFNFDDDQQLLDQGIIIYDALYSWAKHLQSVKHTQSPTKQLLLAVLHAYMNPDNKRKPPVWVKELNSMIQDQIDMNLALSLTELAESVDVNPAYVSRTFARYFDDLSFGEYIRKLRIDKAIQLLEATDYTLTEIALPDRLFGPKAFYPYFQKTDRPNSLGIQKNRQKVKYVPVNKNHSI; from the coding sequence TTGGGCCATATCCGCGGGCTGTCTTTCAATTTTGATGATGATCAGCAACTTCTAGATCAGGGGATAATTATTTACGATGCTTTGTACAGCTGGGCAAAACATCTTCAATCAGTCAAGCATACACAAAGCCCGACCAAGCAGCTTTTACTGGCTGTCCTGCATGCTTACATGAACCCTGATAATAAGCGCAAGCCGCCGGTGTGGGTAAAGGAATTAAATTCAATGATTCAGGATCAGATCGATATGAACCTGGCTTTAAGCCTGACCGAGCTGGCCGAAAGCGTGGATGTAAATCCCGCTTATGTATCGCGCACATTCGCCCGTTATTTTGATGACCTATCGTTTGGTGAATACATCCGGAAACTCAGGATCGACAAAGCCATACAGTTACTTGAAGCGACGGATTACACTTTAACGGAGATCGCCTTACCTGACCGGCTTTTCGGACCAAAGGCATTTTACCCTTATTTTCAAAAAACAGATCGGCCAAACTCCCTGGGAATACAAAAAAACCGGCAAAAGGTAAAATACGTACCAGTAAATAAAAATCATTCTATTTAG
- a CDS encoding chromate transporter: protein MAPLSQLAPGPLAAQLAIYLGYVHYGLLGATLVGVAFEKAACAENQKE, encoded by the coding sequence ATGGCACCGCTGTCACAATTAGCACCGGGCCCGCTCGCGGCACAGCTGGCCATCTATTTGGGGTATGTACATTATGGTCTGCTGGGGGCAACATTGGTTGGAGTGGCATTTGAAAAAGCTGCGTGCGCTGAAAATCAAAAAGAGTGA